Proteins from one Candidatus Binataceae bacterium genomic window:
- the rpmB gene encoding 50S ribosomal protein L28, translated as MRHCAVCGKQPSVGNNVSHANNKTKRRWHPNLQEVRAQIGGGTQRILVCTRCLRSGRVKKSA; from the coding sequence ATGAGACATTGCGCAGTTTGCGGCAAACAGCCCTCAGTGGGCAATAACGTCAGCCACGCCAACAACAAGACTAAGCGCCGCTGGCATCCTAATTTACAAGAGGTCCGCGCTCAAATCGGCGGCGGCACGCAACGAATTCTGGTCTGCACTCGCTGTTTGCGCAGCGGCCGAGTCAAAAAAAGCGCCTGA
- the mutL gene encoding DNA mismatch repair endonuclease MutL yields the protein MAEHLIHILPERVASQIAAGEVVERPASAVKELIENSLDAGASAIMVEIAAGGTALLAVSDDGCGMSAHDAVLALRRHATSKIREVADLVAVHTMGFRGEALAAIASVSRLELKTRRPEDLAGTQIRVEGGEEGGRQECAMAPGTRIEARDLFFNTPARLKFLRTPATEQGAVVEVVQRLALAAPRIAFELIADGRRVLELARATSALERWRQLFGAKSALTMMPVSGDGAGIALEGLISHSQQSFASARLLYTYVNGRAVRDRMLLRAIGNAYATLVPKGRYPAAALFLTVRPQEVDVNVHPMKAEVRFRNAGALFETVYGILRQRLLGAGGGADPGPAAASAANLSSQAQTPSGGDALDWPPAESAVLAPLADAPARPLRLVALSNPAPAAWQPALGLGYRASAAAPCEAPVEAARLIAAGQVGALPAYSELRVLGQLFCGYIALEDHDGLVLVDQHAAHERVTFERLKAQMEHGGVEVQNQLIPQTLELNPARAAHLGDALPRLRALGFELEPFGPATLLLKGSPAVFGAEGGVELLREMIEVLGEPEAQAPSGLEHLLKQLACHGSVRVGRVLKGAEIGALLADLDRTPFKSNCPHGRPTHIRFSRGQIERMFRR from the coding sequence ATGGCTGAACACTTAATCCATATCCTACCCGAGCGGGTGGCCAGCCAAATCGCCGCCGGCGAGGTGGTGGAGCGGCCGGCCTCGGCCGTCAAGGAGTTGATCGAAAATTCTTTGGATGCCGGCGCCAGCGCGATTATGGTGGAGATCGCCGCAGGCGGAACCGCGTTGCTGGCGGTGAGCGATGATGGCTGTGGGATGAGCGCGCACGACGCGGTGCTGGCGCTGCGCCGTCATGCCACCTCCAAGATTCGCGAGGTCGCCGATCTGGTGGCGGTTCATACAATGGGTTTTCGAGGCGAGGCTTTGGCCGCGATTGCAAGCGTCTCGCGCCTGGAGCTCAAGACTCGCCGTCCCGAAGACTTGGCGGGTACGCAGATAAGGGTGGAGGGCGGCGAAGAGGGCGGGCGGCAGGAGTGTGCGATGGCGCCGGGGACCCGAATCGAGGCGCGGGATCTATTCTTCAATACCCCGGCCCGACTTAAGTTCCTCCGCACACCCGCCACCGAGCAGGGAGCAGTGGTCGAAGTGGTTCAGCGCCTGGCCCTGGCGGCTCCCCGGATTGCCTTTGAACTGATTGCCGATGGGCGCCGAGTACTGGAACTGGCGCGGGCCACTAGCGCCTTGGAACGCTGGCGCCAGCTCTTTGGCGCCAAGTCGGCGCTGACGATGATGCCGGTTTCGGGGGATGGGGCGGGGATCGCGCTTGAGGGGCTCATAAGTCATAGCCAGCAATCCTTTGCCAGCGCCCGCTTACTGTATACCTATGTCAACGGGCGAGCGGTGCGCGATCGGATGCTTCTGCGCGCTATTGGCAATGCCTATGCCACCCTGGTACCCAAGGGACGCTATCCGGCGGCGGCCTTGTTCCTGACCGTGCGCCCGCAGGAAGTTGACGTCAACGTCCATCCGATGAAGGCCGAAGTGCGCTTTCGCAATGCAGGGGCGCTGTTCGAGACCGTATACGGGATACTGCGCCAGCGTCTGCTGGGAGCCGGTGGTGGTGCCGATCCCGGCCCTGCCGCGGCCTCGGCTGCGAACCTATCAAGCCAGGCCCAAACGCCCTCCGGCGGGGACGCCCTCGACTGGCCGCCGGCAGAGTCCGCTGTACTCGCCCCCCTGGCTGACGCGCCAGCGCGTCCATTGCGCCTGGTTGCGCTCTCCAATCCAGCGCCCGCCGCCTGGCAGCCGGCGCTGGGCCTGGGCTACCGCGCTTCCGCAGCTGCGCCATGCGAGGCTCCCGTGGAGGCGGCCCGCTTGATAGCGGCGGGGCAGGTGGGAGCGCTGCCGGCCTATTCGGAACTGCGTGTCCTGGGCCAGCTCTTTTGCGGGTATATCGCGCTCGAAGATCACGACGGCTTAGTCCTGGTTGATCAGCACGCCGCCCACGAGCGGGTTACCTTCGAGCGGCTCAAGGCGCAAATGGAGCATGGTGGGGTTGAGGTGCAGAACCAGCTTATTCCGCAAACCCTGGAGCTTAACCCCGCGCGTGCCGCCCATCTGGGCGACGCGCTGCCACGCCTGCGGGCGCTGGGTTTCGAGCTGGAGCCCTTCGGTCCAGCCACCCTCCTGCTCAAGGGCAGCCCGGCGGTGTTTGGGGCCGAGGGCGGAGTCGAACTGCTGCGCGAGATGATCGAGGTTTTGGGCGAGCCGGAAGCACAAGCCCCCAGCGGCCTGGAGCATTTGCTGAAGCAACTCGCCTGTCACGGTTCGGTGCGAGTGGGGCGTGTGCTCAAGGGGGCGGAAATTGGCGCCCTGCTCGCCGATCTCGATCGCACCCCGTTCAAGTCCAATTGTCCCCACGGCCGGCCCACCCATATCCGCTTCTCGCGCGGCCAGATCGAGCGGATGTTTCGTCGATGA
- the miaA gene encoding tRNA (adenosine(37)-N6)-dimethylallyltransferase MiaA has protein sequence MSAFGLTPRRAFIVGPTGVGKSELALTLAERLGAEIVNADSRQLYRAMDIGTAKPTLAQRARVPHHLIDVVEPEESVDVARFKLMAEAAIGEIAGRGRPILIVGGSGLYLRALRQGLFQGPPAAPALRRELMELARREGVDRLHRSLMEIDPPSARRLHRNDLARVVRALEVYRLTGVPLSVHQAAHRFSDRFAPSLTLGLRLEREELYRSLERRLDAMMEAGLVGEVNALLARGLAHSPLLRHTIGYREIAAALAGEMSLAQALEQAKRATRQLAKRQMTWFRADPGIIWLAPGGALAQGLKLLQEFFSPTLDVHPSDATG, from the coding sequence ATGAGCGCGTTTGGATTGACCCCCCGGCGGGCCTTTATCGTGGGGCCCACCGGGGTGGGCAAGAGCGAACTTGCGCTGACGCTAGCCGAGCGGCTGGGGGCGGAGATTGTCAATGCCGATTCGCGCCAGCTTTATCGCGCGATGGATATTGGCACCGCCAAGCCCACCCTGGCCCAGCGCGCCCGTGTGCCCCATCATCTGATTGACGTCGTCGAGCCCGAGGAGAGCGTCGATGTAGCCCGTTTCAAGCTGATGGCCGAGGCGGCGATTGGGGAGATCGCGGGACGCGGGCGGCCGATTTTAATCGTTGGCGGCAGCGGGCTTTACCTGCGCGCGCTGCGCCAGGGATTGTTCCAGGGACCACCAGCCGCGCCCGCGCTGCGGCGCGAGCTGATGGAGTTGGCCCGGCGCGAAGGAGTGGATAGGCTGCATCGGTCGCTTATGGAAATTGACCCGCCCAGCGCCCGCAGGCTGCATCGCAACGACCTTGCGCGGGTGGTGCGGGCACTGGAGGTCTATCGCCTGACCGGCGTGCCGTTGAGCGTTCATCAGGCGGCCCATCGCTTTTCCGACCGTTTCGCGCCCTCGTTGACGCTGGGGTTGCGGCTTGAGCGCGAGGAGCTTTATCGGTCGCTTGAGCGGCGGCTGGATGCGATGATGGAGGCAGGACTGGTAGGCGAGGTAAACGCCCTCCTGGCACGTGGGCTGGCTCATAGCCCCCTGCTGCGGCACACCATAGGCTACAGGGAGATCGCCGCCGCGTTGGCGGGTGAAATGAGCTTGGCGCAGGCGCTGGAACAGGCTAAGCGGGCCACCCGCCAACTGGCTAAGCGGCAGATGACCTGGTTTCGAGCTGATCCTGGGATTATCTGGCTTGCACCAGGCGGCGCGCTTGCGCAGGGGCTAAAGTTGTTGCAGGAATTTTTTTCACCAACGCTGGATGTGCACCCATCGGACGCAACCGGATGA
- a CDS encoding acetyl-CoA carboxylase carboxyltransferase subunit alpha, translating into MPDYLDFEQPLRELDERIAALEPAARDALLSERARLERRLYATLTPIDRVRLARHPSRPQTLDYIAALLRDFVELHGDRRFGDDRAIVAGIGYFGKQRVAIVGQQRGRSTAERVACNFGRPNPEGYRKAARIYELAERFGLPLLTFIDTQGAEPGLGAEERGQAEAIAHCLLVMAGLTVPVIATVIGEGGSGGALALGVANVLLMQEHACYAVITPEGCAAILWREGTPENIARAASALKLEAHDLLELGVADKIVAEPRGGAHRDPKRAALLLGRVIRRELRALTKLTPAQIRAARAAKLAALGQAFLERAPARAGR; encoded by the coding sequence ATGCCTGACTACCTGGATTTTGAGCAGCCGCTGCGCGAGCTCGATGAGCGGATCGCGGCGCTGGAGCCGGCCGCGCGTGATGCGCTTTTGAGCGAGCGTGCGCGCTTGGAGCGCCGGCTGTATGCCACCTTGACTCCGATTGACCGGGTGCGCCTAGCGCGCCATCCCTCCCGCCCCCAGACGCTGGACTATATCGCGGCGCTGCTCCGGGACTTCGTCGAACTTCATGGCGACCGCCGCTTTGGCGATGACCGGGCGATAGTCGCTGGAATAGGCTACTTTGGCAAGCAGCGGGTGGCGATCGTGGGGCAGCAGCGCGGCCGTTCTACCGCCGAGCGAGTGGCGTGCAACTTCGGCCGTCCCAATCCCGAGGGTTATCGCAAAGCGGCGCGGATTTACGAATTGGCCGAGCGCTTTGGCCTGCCCCTGCTGACCTTTATCGACACCCAGGGGGCCGAACCCGGGCTGGGCGCCGAGGAACGGGGCCAGGCTGAGGCGATCGCCCACTGTTTGTTGGTGATGGCGGGACTGACGGTGCCGGTGATCGCCACGGTCATCGGCGAAGGCGGCTCCGGCGGGGCGCTGGCGTTGGGCGTGGCCAACGTTCTGCTGATGCAGGAGCATGCCTGTTACGCGGTGATTACGCCCGAGGGCTGCGCGGCGATCCTGTGGCGTGAGGGTACCCCGGAAAACATCGCCCGGGCTGCCAGCGCGCTCAAGCTGGAGGCTCACGATCTGCTTGAACTAGGGGTGGCCGATAAGATTGTGGCCGAACCCCGGGGCGGGGCCCATCGTGATCCCAAGCGGGCGGCCTTACTTCTGGGGCGTGTGATCCGGCGCGAGCTGCGAGCTTTGACCAAATTGACCCCGGCTCAGATCCGGGCCGCGCGAGCAGCCAAGCTGGCGGCCCTGGGGCAGGCTTTTCTTGAGCGCGCGCCCGCACGCGCGGGACGGTAA
- the pheA gene encoding prephenate dehydratase produces the protein MATVKAVRSVSSVRPPRTELTAARERIDAINQTLLKLLNERARLAIAIGHLKRAQGAELYQPAREQAILERLIAQNEGPLRTEDVRHIFGEIISACRGLEHELRVAYLGPEFTYSHLAAIRQFGHGAQLQGEESIAAVFAALDGGRADLALAPVENSTEGSVTVTLDALLDSPAQIVGEVLLPVRHALLSLSGRRADIKKILAHQQSLGQCRDYLSTNFPGCVQEAVASNALAARRAAADPTLAAIAAAEAAQPYGLRVVAHAIQDQAHNMTRFLILGRQAVAKSGNDKTSVIFAMPERVGALKEALTVFARNRIDLTMIQSRPQRGRPWAYLFYADLRGHREAPAMKRALAALKRKALFLKLLGSYPEARVAG, from the coding sequence ATGGCAACGGTCAAAGCGGTACGCTCTGTGTCCTCGGTGCGACCCCCGCGCACGGAGTTGACCGCGGCGCGCGAGCGGATCGACGCAATCAATCAGACGCTGCTGAAGCTGCTCAACGAGCGCGCCCGGCTGGCGATTGCGATTGGCCACCTAAAGCGCGCCCAGGGAGCCGAGCTGTATCAGCCAGCGCGCGAGCAGGCGATTTTGGAGCGGTTGATAGCGCAAAATGAGGGGCCGCTGCGGACCGAGGATGTGCGCCACATCTTCGGCGAGATAATTTCGGCCTGCCGGGGGCTGGAGCACGAGCTGCGAGTGGCCTATCTGGGGCCCGAATTCACCTACAGCCATCTGGCCGCGATACGCCAGTTCGGCCATGGCGCTCAGCTTCAGGGCGAGGAGTCGATTGCCGCCGTGTTTGCCGCGCTCGACGGTGGGCGGGCCGATCTGGCTTTGGCGCCGGTGGAGAATTCCACCGAAGGCTCGGTTACCGTGACGCTGGACGCCTTGTTGGACAGCCCCGCGCAAATCGTGGGTGAAGTGCTGTTGCCGGTGCGCCATGCGCTGCTCTCGCTCAGCGGGCGGCGCGCCGATATCAAAAAAATTCTTGCCCATCAACAGTCGCTAGGCCAATGCAGGGATTATTTGAGCACCAATTTTCCGGGCTGCGTGCAGGAAGCGGTGGCGTCTAACGCGTTGGCGGCACGCCGCGCGGCCGCCGACCCCACGCTGGCGGCGATCGCGGCGGCCGAGGCCGCCCAACCTTATGGCTTGCGCGTGGTGGCGCACGCCATCCAGGACCAGGCGCATAATATGACTCGCTTCCTCATCCTGGGGCGCCAGGCGGTGGCCAAAAGCGGGAACGACAAGACCAGCGTAATTTTCGCGATGCCCGAGCGAGTGGGTGCCCTCAAGGAAGCGCTCACGGTGTTTGCCCGCAACCGGATCGATCTCACGATGATTCAGTCGCGTCCCCAGCGTGGACGCCCCTGGGCCTATCTGTTTTACGCCGACCTGCGCGGTCATCGCGAGGCCCCGGCGATGAAGCGGGCGCTGGCGGCGCTCAAGCGCAAGGCGCTTTTTCTCAAGCTGCTGGGGTCATATCCCGAGGCTCGGGTGGCGGGATAG
- the hisC gene encoding histidinol-phosphate transaminase has translation MELEDLVLPSVAALTPYEPGKPIEEVQRELGVEPVKLASNENPLGPSPRALAAISQALGELNRYPDGGSYELVRRLGERHGLSPGHIFMACGSVEVLNLVSYLFIRPGLNAVTSEHAFAIYELVVAASGGQLRSAPMRDHGFDLEAIAGLIDRDTRVVFLANPNNPTGTIYRRKEWRRFLAALPDHVVVVADEAYFEFVRAADYPNALEDLAQQPKLIVLRTFSKIYGLAGLRVGYGVAHPNFVRLLHQVRQPFNINLLAQVGVRAALEDREHVERTLAVNREGMEYLEHELARLRLRFVPSQANFIMVDVGRGRAVFDALLKEGVIVRPLDAYRLPRYVRVSVGLPEENRRFVQAMEKILGRSGQAR, from the coding sequence ATGGAACTCGAAGATCTGGTCCTGCCCTCGGTGGCCGCGCTCACCCCCTACGAGCCCGGCAAACCGATCGAGGAAGTCCAACGCGAGCTGGGCGTGGAGCCGGTCAAGCTGGCCTCCAACGAAAATCCGCTGGGCCCCTCGCCCCGGGCTTTGGCGGCGATCAGCCAAGCGCTGGGCGAACTCAATCGCTATCCCGACGGTGGCAGTTACGAACTGGTGCGCCGGCTGGGCGAGCGCCATGGTCTGAGCCCCGGCCACATCTTCATGGCCTGTGGCTCGGTCGAGGTGCTCAACTTGGTTTCCTATCTATTCATTCGGCCGGGGCTTAACGCGGTCACCTCCGAGCACGCCTTCGCGATTTACGAGCTGGTGGTGGCGGCCAGCGGTGGCCAACTGCGCAGCGCGCCGATGCGAGACCACGGCTTCGATTTGGAGGCGATTGCCGGCCTTATCGATCGCGACACCCGGGTGGTGTTTCTAGCCAATCCCAACAATCCCACCGGCACGATTTATCGGCGCAAGGAATGGCGGCGCTTTCTGGCCGCGCTGCCCGACCATGTGGTGGTGGTGGCGGACGAGGCTTATTTCGAATTCGTGCGCGCCGCCGATTATCCCAACGCGTTGGAGGACTTGGCGCAACAGCCCAAGCTTATCGTTCTGCGCACGTTTTCCAAGATTTATGGCCTGGCTGGATTGCGAGTAGGCTACGGCGTGGCCCATCCCAATTTCGTGCGCCTGCTCCATCAGGTGCGCCAGCCCTTCAATATCAACCTGCTGGCCCAGGTTGGGGTGCGAGCGGCGCTGGAGGATCGGGAGCACGTCGAGCGCACCTTGGCGGTCAATCGCGAAGGGATGGAATATCTGGAGCACGAACTAGCGCGGCTGCGGCTGCGCTTCGTCCCCAGTCAGGCCAATTTCATCATGGTGGACGTGGGACGCGGTCGCGCGGTGTTCGATGCATTGCTGAAGGAAGGAGTGATTGTGCGGCCGCTGGACGCCTATCGCCTGCCCCGCTACGTACGGGTCAGCGTGGGCTTGCCCGAAGAGAATCGCCGCTTCGTGCAGGCGATGGAGAAAATTCTGGGACGCTCCGGTCAGGCACGTTAA
- the cmk gene encoding (d)CMP kinase, with amino-acid sequence MAVIFERVTVCGVGLIGGSLAARARALGLVGRVHGFGRRPDSLQVALERNLVDEVSTDPAQAAAGAQLVVLAVPLMAMPRVLGELLPYLPADTIITDVGSVKQWVIEQLEPGLGSAMALVAAHPVAGKESAGPTAADPELFIGRRVIVTPSRCSTPLALERVERLWRGVGAQVERMSALLHDQILARVSHLPQILSSALGAALEDELVGGRFAAAYGAGGLRDMSRLAGSPADIWRDICLTNRAPILEALAGFENSLTRLRHAIEHHDSAELEALFEQGRRIVRHLGAGAPTIARPRPVIAIDGPMGAGKSTVARMLAAELGFTYLNTGAMYRAVAVAAQRSGLAQPPYDEAAISALLATIEIGFEGERVLLDGEDISGLIGAPEVGELASTLSTLSSVRERMGQLQRAAGAGGGVVMEGRDIGTAIFPDAEYKFFLDADPEVRAARRWRELAAAGQRITLEEVRLQLRQRDRRDAERALAPLRCAADAILLDSTHLSLAGVVATLKAAIAEHHQR; translated from the coding sequence ATGGCGGTTATCTTCGAACGCGTGACGGTTTGCGGTGTGGGGCTGATTGGGGGCTCCTTGGCGGCGCGTGCTCGCGCCCTGGGACTAGTGGGACGAGTGCACGGCTTTGGCCGGCGCCCGGACAGCTTGCAGGTAGCGCTTGAGCGCAACCTGGTGGATGAAGTCAGCACCGATCCCGCGCAAGCCGCGGCCGGTGCGCAATTGGTGGTGTTAGCGGTACCCTTGATGGCGATGCCGCGGGTGCTGGGCGAGCTGCTCCCCTATCTGCCTGCTGATACGATTATCACGGACGTGGGCAGCGTCAAGCAGTGGGTGATCGAACAGTTGGAGCCCGGCCTGGGGTCTGCGATGGCGCTGGTGGCGGCCCATCCGGTGGCCGGCAAGGAGAGCGCCGGTCCTACTGCCGCCGACCCCGAGCTGTTCATCGGCCGGCGCGTGATTGTCACCCCTTCGCGGTGCAGCACGCCGCTAGCGCTGGAGCGGGTGGAGCGTCTGTGGCGCGGGGTCGGGGCGCAGGTGGAGCGGATGAGCGCGCTGCTGCACGATCAGATTCTGGCCCGGGTAAGCCATCTACCCCAAATCCTCTCCAGCGCGCTGGGCGCGGCTCTGGAGGATGAGCTGGTGGGTGGGCGCTTCGCCGCTGCCTACGGGGCTGGTGGGCTGCGCGATATGAGCCGGCTGGCGGGCTCGCCGGCCGATATCTGGCGCGACATCTGTTTGACCAATCGGGCGCCCATCCTGGAGGCCTTGGCCGGTTTCGAGAACTCCCTGACGCGCCTGCGCCATGCCATCGAGCATCATGATTCGGCCGAACTAGAGGCGCTTTTCGAGCAGGGACGGCGAATCGTGCGCCATCTGGGAGCGGGCGCACCGACCATCGCCCGGCCCCGGCCCGTGATTGCGATCGACGGGCCGATGGGCGCAGGCAAATCGACCGTGGCGCGGATGCTGGCGGCCGAGCTGGGGTTTACCTACCTCAACACCGGTGCCATGTATCGGGCGGTGGCGGTGGCGGCCCAGCGCTCCGGGCTGGCGCAACCGCCCTACGACGAGGCGGCTATCTCGGCACTGCTGGCCACCATCGAGATTGGCTTCGAGGGCGAGCGCGTACTGCTCGATGGCGAAGATATCAGCGGCCTCATCGGTGCTCCGGAGGTCGGCGAGTTGGCTTCCACGCTTTCAACCTTGAGCAGCGTACGGGAGCGGATGGGTCAATTGCAGCGGGCGGCGGGAGCGGGCGGTGGGGTAGTGATGGAAGGGCGGGACATTGGCACGGCGATTTTTCCCGACGCCGAGTACAAATTTTTTCTCGACGCCGATCCCGAGGTGCGCGCCGCGCGCCGCTGGCGCGAGTTGGCGGCGGCGGGTCAGCGCATTACGCTGGAGGAAGTGCGGCTCCAGCTTCGCCAACGTGATCGGCGTGATGCCGAGCGCGCGCTGGCGCCGCTGAGATGCGCGGCCGATGCGATTCTGCTAGACTCTACTCATCTGTCGCTGGCGGGAGTGGTCGCCACCCTCAAAGCTGCCATCGCGGAACATCACCAACGGTAA
- a CDS encoding 30S ribosomal protein S1 — protein sequence MEKGLSNIAHGGQDEFESLMEGTLNAPRPGDVLVGKVLLVTRDHVIVDINYKCEGQVPIAEFADPEGNVAVSEGDEIDVYFDGTETDNGTVMLSRAKAEKFKVWRELERAFQTDTPVEGVVLGKVKGGLKVDIGVPAFLPGSHVDIRPVRNLDRYIGQRGRFQILKFNRARANVVVSRRSVLEHERASLKEQTLKVLEEGVILEGTVKNITDYGAFIDLGGIDGLLHITDMSWGRLQHPSEVLKVGDKVKVVVLKYDPERERVSLGMKQIMTDPWSEVAGNYPPGRRVQGKVVSVTDYGAFVELEKGVEGLIHVSEMTWTKRTVHPSKVVNVGDMVEVQVLGVDEGNRRISLGLKQTEPNPWQQLAEKHVPNSRVTGKVKSITDFGIFVEIEPGIDGLVHISDLSWTRKVKHPSELYKKGDEVEAVVLGIDVDNERVSLGIKQLAEDPWHSIAQRYPLNTKINGKVTSIADFGVFVEIEEGIEGLVHVSQLSSERVDKPSALFKPGDQVEALVVQLDPKERRIGLSIRALKQHEEREEMQAYMQREHQGARFSFEDILNEELRLDRDDGGRGGRGRGRDR from the coding sequence ATGGAGAAAGGTTTGTCGAACATAGCGCACGGAGGACAAGATGAATTCGAGTCGTTGATGGAAGGAACCCTCAACGCCCCGCGGCCGGGGGATGTGCTGGTCGGGAAAGTTCTTCTGGTCACCCGCGATCACGTCATTGTAGACATCAATTACAAATGCGAAGGCCAGGTGCCGATCGCCGAATTCGCCGACCCCGAGGGCAACGTCGCGGTCAGCGAAGGCGACGAAATCGACGTCTATTTCGATGGCACCGAGACCGACAACGGAACCGTGATGCTATCACGCGCCAAGGCCGAGAAGTTCAAGGTCTGGCGCGAGCTGGAGCGGGCCTTTCAGACCGATACTCCGGTGGAAGGAGTGGTGCTGGGCAAGGTCAAGGGTGGGCTGAAGGTCGATATCGGCGTGCCGGCTTTTCTGCCCGGCTCCCATGTCGATATCCGCCCGGTGCGCAACTTGGACCGCTACATTGGCCAGCGCGGTCGCTTCCAAATCCTGAAGTTCAATCGCGCCCGCGCCAACGTGGTGGTTTCGCGCCGCAGCGTACTCGAACACGAGCGGGCCTCGCTCAAGGAGCAGACCCTCAAGGTTCTGGAAGAAGGGGTAATCCTGGAGGGTACCGTCAAGAACATCACCGACTATGGTGCCTTTATCGACCTGGGCGGCATCGATGGTTTGCTCCACATCACCGACATGTCGTGGGGCCGCCTGCAGCATCCCTCGGAAGTGCTCAAGGTGGGCGATAAGGTCAAGGTCGTGGTGCTCAAGTACGATCCCGAGCGCGAGCGGGTCTCGCTTGGGATGAAGCAGATCATGACCGATCCCTGGAGCGAGGTCGCGGGCAATTATCCACCCGGGCGGCGGGTGCAGGGCAAGGTGGTAAGTGTCACCGATTACGGCGCCTTCGTCGAGCTTGAAAAGGGGGTAGAGGGGCTGATTCACGTCTCCGAGATGACCTGGACCAAGCGCACTGTGCATCCCTCCAAAGTGGTCAACGTGGGCGACATGGTTGAGGTCCAGGTGCTGGGGGTGGATGAGGGCAACCGGCGGATCTCGCTAGGACTCAAGCAGACCGAGCCCAATCCCTGGCAGCAGTTGGCTGAAAAGCACGTGCCCAATTCACGGGTAACGGGCAAGGTCAAATCGATCACTGATTTTGGGATTTTCGTCGAAATCGAGCCTGGCATCGACGGGTTGGTCCATATTTCCGACCTGTCCTGGACGCGCAAGGTCAAGCATCCCTCCGAACTTTACAAAAAGGGTGACGAAGTCGAGGCGGTGGTGCTCGGGATCGACGTGGACAATGAGCGTGTCAGTCTGGGCATCAAGCAGTTGGCCGAGGATCCCTGGCACAGTATCGCTCAGCGTTATCCGCTCAACACTAAGATCAACGGCAAGGTAACTTCGATCGCGGATTTCGGCGTGTTCGTCGAGATCGAAGAGGGGATCGAAGGGCTGGTGCACGTCTCGCAGCTCAGCTCGGAGCGGGTTGACAAGCCCTCCGCGCTATTCAAACCCGGTGATCAGGTCGAGGCGCTGGTGGTGCAGCTCGACCCCAAGGAGCGGCGCATCGGCCTGTCAATTCGTGCCTTGAAGCAACATGAAGAGCGTGAGGAAATGCAGGCCTACATGCAGCGCGAGCATCAGGGCGCGCGCTTTTCCTTCGAAGACATTCTCAACGAGGAATTGCGCCTGGACCGTGACGACGGTGGGCGCGGCGGGCGCGGCAGAGGCCGCGACCGCTAA
- a CDS encoding HIT domain-containing protein encodes MRRPPAAPSGPGATRQARLWAPWRAAYVSGARRSAGCIFCMKGLSAAARKRRLVLHLGPRALVMLNRYPYNNGHLLIAPRRHLASLELLEGPERADLDFLLAQSVRLLRMAMRPVGFNLGANLGRVAGAGVADHFHWHVVPRWEGDTNFMPVLASVRVLSEHLEASFATLDPLFSKLATPIS; translated from the coding sequence ATGCGGCGTCCCCCTGCCGCGCCAAGCGGCCCGGGCGCCACCCGCCAGGCGCGCCTGTGGGCGCCTTGGCGCGCGGCCTATGTCAGTGGCGCCCGCCGCAGCGCGGGTTGCATCTTCTGCATGAAAGGGTTGAGCGCGGCCGCGCGCAAACGGCGCCTGGTGCTCCATCTTGGACCCCGGGCGCTGGTGATGCTCAATCGCTATCCGTATAACAACGGCCACCTGCTGATCGCCCCGCGCCGCCATCTCGCCTCCCTGGAGCTGCTGGAGGGGCCGGAGCGGGCAGATCTGGATTTTCTGCTCGCCCAGTCCGTGCGCCTGCTACGGATGGCGATGCGGCCGGTGGGTTTCAACTTGGGCGCCAATCTGGGCCGGGTGGCGGGAGCCGGAGTGGCCGACCATTTTCATTGGCACGTGGTGCCGCGCTGGGAGGGTGACACCAACTTCATGCCGGTGCTAGCTTCGGTGCGGGTGCTCTCCGAGCATTTGGAGGCCAGCTTCGCCACCTTGGATCCGCTTTTCAGCAAGCTGGCGACTCCCATATCCTGA